The following proteins come from a genomic window of Bacillota bacterium:
- a CDS encoding ABC transporter ATP-binding protein, translating into MNDIILTVDGLKTYFYIDKQVIKSVNGVSLKVRRGKTLGLVGESGCGKTVTSLSILQLLPKLARISGGSIVYHSLKGDIELRNLPRNGKKMRSIRGKEIAMIFQDPMTSLNPVYPIGYQIMENLLYHENISKVDARKKVIKLLSELGIPKPESRIDDYPHQFSGGMRQRVMIAMAMICNPSLLIADEPTTALDVTIQAQIIEIMKQVQREHGTSIMLITHNMGLIADMADDVAVMYMGKIVESGTIQDVLGNPQHPYTRALLKSVPVLGIGKRRRLEPIRGTTPDPLNMPEGCEFSTRCDYVTDQCSTEPPVLDIGSGHLVKCWQCKGRCLT; encoded by the coding sequence ATGAATGATATAATTCTAACTGTTGACGGTCTCAAAACCTATTTCTATATAGACAAGCAGGTGATAAAAAGCGTCAACGGAGTTTCTTTAAAGGTAAGACGAGGTAAAACACTGGGGCTTGTAGGTGAGAGCGGCTGTGGCAAAACTGTTACATCACTTTCCATACTGCAGCTTCTTCCAAAGCTTGCGAGGATTTCGGGTGGAAGCATTGTATACCATTCTCTAAAGGGAGACATAGAACTGAGAAATCTGCCGAGAAACGGAAAAAAAATGCGCTCAATAAGGGGAAAGGAGATAGCTATGATATTTCAGGACCCGATGACTTCTCTCAACCCTGTATACCCAATAGGATACCAGATAATGGAAAACTTATTGTACCATGAAAACATAAGCAAAGTTGATGCGCGTAAGAAAGTAATAAAACTACTGAGCGAGTTGGGAATTCCCAAGCCCGAATCCAGGATAGATGACTATCCACATCAGTTTAGCGGTGGTATGAGACAGAGGGTCATGATCGCTATGGCTATGATATGCAATCCATCGCTGTTGATAGCCGATGAGCCAACTACAGCCCTTGACGTTACAATACAAGCCCAGATAATTGAAATTATGAAGCAGGTTCAGAGGGAACACGGTACATCGATCATGCTTATAACCCATAATATGGGGCTAATTGCCGATATGGCTGATGATGTAGCTGTTATGTATATGGGTAAGATAGTAGAAAGCGGAACAATTCAAGATGTGCTAGGCAATCCACAGCACCCTTATACAAGAGCGCTTCTCAAGTCAGTGCCTGTACTTGGCATAGGCAAACGGAGAAGGCTTGAACCTATAAGAGGCACTACTCCCGACCCCTTAAACATGCCTGAAGGCTGTGAGTTTTCAACAAGATGTGATTATGTTACAGACCAAT